A genomic region of Venturia canescens isolate UGA chromosome 9, ASM1945775v1, whole genome shotgun sequence contains the following coding sequences:
- the LOC122416191 gene encoding RCC1 and BTB domain-containing protein 1-like isoform X3 yields the protein MSRSDLKNWPILSLLEPEYIAELKMVMVYGNLGNEALLVLKDGSVHAVGNNATGCLGTGDTHSTLYPRKIDVLSQKGIKAFAYGIGPHVLALTEKGEIYSWGHNGFCELGNGSSNQVSTPAKIETNLADKVVVEIACGSHHSLALTNEGEVYAWGQNSSGQVGSGISTNQNTPRKVNSSLAGKKVVNIACGQSSSMAVTNYGEVYGWGNDSVGQLGTSKYVNQPNPHKVGGLSGIVIEKVVCGYSHTLALSDEGELFVWGGNAYGQLGLGTKVNSCVPVKLNVPEMGRISDVAAVHYNHISVAITHDGQVFMWGQCRGQSVPTPTPTPFTNLHEALASYATPSVMHTPLRLYSEEDTSILDCLKQAFDDPSSSDLIIQVQGKPIHVHKAVLKIRCQYFRSMFQEHWTENNQSLIQHDDFSYEVYKSFLRYLYTDEVDLPAENALELLYLANAYFEPQLKRRCVQIIKQSITVLNVAFLYSTAIEYNSQGDRSAAEEPLNVDK from the exons ATGTCTCGATCGGATTTGAAGAATTGGCCAATTCTCAGTCTTTTAGAACCGGAATACATAGCCGAATTGAAAATGGTTATGGTTTACG GTAATTTGGGTAATGAAGCCCTCTTAGTATTAAAAGATGGTAGCGTCCATGCTGTTGGCAATAATGCAACTGGATGCTTGGGAACGGGAGATACGCACAGCACTTTGTATCCTAGAAAAATAGATGTTCTATCTCAGAAAGGAATCAAGGCGTTTGCTTATGGTATCGGACCTCACGTACTCGCATTGACCGAGAAGGGAGAG ATATATTCGTGGGGACACAATGGTTTTTGTGAATTAGGGAATGGATCTTCGAATCAAGTTTCTACACCAGCCAAAATAGAAACAAATTTGGCAGATAAAGTGGTGGTGGAAATAGCTTGTGGTAGCCATCATTCTTTGGCCTTAACGAACGAGGGTGAG GTTTATGCTTGGGGACAAAACTCCAGTGGACAAGTAGGAAGTGGAATTAGTACGAACCAAAATACACCTCGGAAGGTGAACTCAAGTTTGGCtggaaaaaaagttgtaaaTATTGCCTGCGGTCAATCTTCAAGTATGGCTGTTACGAATTATGGTGAAGTCTACGGTTGGGGCAACGACAGCGTTGGACAACTTGGCACAAGCAAATACGTCAATCAACCAAATCCTCATAAAGTTGGAGGCCTCTCAGGAATAGTCATAG aaAAAGTAGTTTGTGGTTATTCCCACACTTTAGCCCTAAGCGACGAAGGTGAGCTGTTCGTCTGGGGTGGCAACGCTTATGGTCAGTTGGGCCTTGGTACTAAAGTAAATTCATGTGTACCAGTGAAG TTGAATGTACCGGAAATGGGAAGAATCTCAGACGTCGCAGCGGTTCATTACAATCATATAAGCGTGGCGATCACGCACGATGGTCAAGTTTTTATGTGGGGACAATGTCGAGGTCAGAGTGTCCCAACTCCAACACCAACGCCTTTTACGAACCTCCACGAGGCTCTAGCTTCATACGCAACACCGAGTGTAATGCACACACCTTTAAGACTGTACTCCGAAGAAGACACGAGCATCCTCGACTGCCTGAAGCAAGCGTTCGACGATCCA TCGAGCAGCGATTTAATCATACAAGTCCAAGGGAAGCCGATTCACGTTCACAAGGCAGTGTTGAAAATACGATGTCAATACTTTAGATCAATGTTTCAAGAACACTGGACCGAAAACAATCAATC gCTCATCCAGCATGACGATTTTTCGTACGAAGTTTACAAATCTTTCTTAAGATATCTGTATACCGACGAGGTCGATTTGCCAGCGGAAAATGCATTGG aACTGCTGTATCTGGCGAACGCGTATTTCGAGCCACAATTGAAGAGGCGATGCGTGCAGATAATAAAACAGAGTATTACGGTTCTCAATGTGGCTTTTCTTTATAGTACAGCAATCGAATACAATTCTCAG GGGGATCGATCTGCAGCCGAAGAGCCGTTGAATGTGGATAA
- the LOC122416191 gene encoding RCC1 and BTB domain-containing protein 1-like isoform X4 — translation MSRSDLKNWPILSLLEPEYIAELKMVMVYGNLGNEALLVLKDGSVHAVGNNATGCLGTGDTHSTLYPRKIDVLSQKGIKAFAYGIGPHVLALTEKGEIYSWGHNGFCELGNGSSNQVSTPAKIETNLADKVVVEIACGSHHSLALTNEGEVYAWGQNSSGQVGSGISTNQNTPRKVNSSLAGKKVVNIACGQSSSMAVTNYGEVYGWGNDSVGQLGTSKYVNQPNPHKVGGLSGIVIEKVVCGYSHTLALSDEGELFVWGGNAYGQLGLGTKVNSCVPVKLNVPEMGRISDVAAVHYNHISVAITHDGQVFMWGQCRGQSVPTPTPTPFTNLHEALASYATPSVMHTPLRLYSEEDTSILDCLKQAFDDPSSSDLIIQVQGKPIHVHKAVLKIRCQYFRSMFQEHWTENNQSLIQHDDFSYEVYKSFLRYLYTDEVDLPAENALEYMRLREKLIFHRTAVSGERVFRATIEEAMRADNKTEYYGSQCGFSL, via the exons ATGTCTCGATCGGATTTGAAGAATTGGCCAATTCTCAGTCTTTTAGAACCGGAATACATAGCCGAATTGAAAATGGTTATGGTTTACG GTAATTTGGGTAATGAAGCCCTCTTAGTATTAAAAGATGGTAGCGTCCATGCTGTTGGCAATAATGCAACTGGATGCTTGGGAACGGGAGATACGCACAGCACTTTGTATCCTAGAAAAATAGATGTTCTATCTCAGAAAGGAATCAAGGCGTTTGCTTATGGTATCGGACCTCACGTACTCGCATTGACCGAGAAGGGAGAG ATATATTCGTGGGGACACAATGGTTTTTGTGAATTAGGGAATGGATCTTCGAATCAAGTTTCTACACCAGCCAAAATAGAAACAAATTTGGCAGATAAAGTGGTGGTGGAAATAGCTTGTGGTAGCCATCATTCTTTGGCCTTAACGAACGAGGGTGAG GTTTATGCTTGGGGACAAAACTCCAGTGGACAAGTAGGAAGTGGAATTAGTACGAACCAAAATACACCTCGGAAGGTGAACTCAAGTTTGGCtggaaaaaaagttgtaaaTATTGCCTGCGGTCAATCTTCAAGTATGGCTGTTACGAATTATGGTGAAGTCTACGGTTGGGGCAACGACAGCGTTGGACAACTTGGCACAAGCAAATACGTCAATCAACCAAATCCTCATAAAGTTGGAGGCCTCTCAGGAATAGTCATAG aaAAAGTAGTTTGTGGTTATTCCCACACTTTAGCCCTAAGCGACGAAGGTGAGCTGTTCGTCTGGGGTGGCAACGCTTATGGTCAGTTGGGCCTTGGTACTAAAGTAAATTCATGTGTACCAGTGAAG TTGAATGTACCGGAAATGGGAAGAATCTCAGACGTCGCAGCGGTTCATTACAATCATATAAGCGTGGCGATCACGCACGATGGTCAAGTTTTTATGTGGGGACAATGTCGAGGTCAGAGTGTCCCAACTCCAACACCAACGCCTTTTACGAACCTCCACGAGGCTCTAGCTTCATACGCAACACCGAGTGTAATGCACACACCTTTAAGACTGTACTCCGAAGAAGACACGAGCATCCTCGACTGCCTGAAGCAAGCGTTCGACGATCCA TCGAGCAGCGATTTAATCATACAAGTCCAAGGGAAGCCGATTCACGTTCACAAGGCAGTGTTGAAAATACGATGTCAATACTTTAGATCAATGTTTCAAGAACACTGGACCGAAAACAATCAATC gCTCATCCAGCATGACGATTTTTCGTACGAAGTTTACAAATCTTTCTTAAGATATCTGTATACCGACGAGGTCGATTTGCCAGCGGAAAATGCATTGG AATACATGagattgagagaaaaattgatttttcacagaACTGCTGTATCTGGCGAACGCGTATTTCGAGCCACAATTGAAGAGGCGATGCGTGCAGATAATAAAACAGAGTATTACGGTTCTCAATGTGGCTTTTCTTTATAG
- the LOC122416191 gene encoding RCC1 and BTB domain-containing protein 1-like isoform X2: MSRSDLKNWPILSLLEPEYIAELKMVMVYGNLGNEALLVLKDGSVHAVGNNATGCLGTGDTHSTLYPRKIDVLSQKGIKAFAYGIGPHVLALTEKGEIYSWGHNGFCELGNGSSNQVSTPAKIETNLADKVVVEIACGSHHSLALTNEGEVYAWGQNSSGQVGSGISTNQNTPRKVNSSLAGKKVVNIACGQSSSMAVTNYGEVYGWGNDSVGQLGTSKYVNQPNPHKVGGLSGIVIEKVVCGYSHTLALSDEGELFVWGGNAYGQLGLGTKVNSCVPVKLNVPEMGRISDVAAVHYNHISVAITHDGQVFMWGQCRGQSVPTPTPTPFTNLHEALASYATPSVMHTPLRLYSEEDTSILDCLKQAFDDPSSSDLIIQVQGKPIHVHKAVLKIRCQYFRSMFQEHWTENNQSLIQHDDFSYEVYKSFLRYLYTDEVDLPAENALELLYLANAYFEPQLKRRCVQIIKQSITVLNVAFLYSTAIEYNSQWSFRSSRIFASNSL, translated from the exons ATGTCTCGATCGGATTTGAAGAATTGGCCAATTCTCAGTCTTTTAGAACCGGAATACATAGCCGAATTGAAAATGGTTATGGTTTACG GTAATTTGGGTAATGAAGCCCTCTTAGTATTAAAAGATGGTAGCGTCCATGCTGTTGGCAATAATGCAACTGGATGCTTGGGAACGGGAGATACGCACAGCACTTTGTATCCTAGAAAAATAGATGTTCTATCTCAGAAAGGAATCAAGGCGTTTGCTTATGGTATCGGACCTCACGTACTCGCATTGACCGAGAAGGGAGAG ATATATTCGTGGGGACACAATGGTTTTTGTGAATTAGGGAATGGATCTTCGAATCAAGTTTCTACACCAGCCAAAATAGAAACAAATTTGGCAGATAAAGTGGTGGTGGAAATAGCTTGTGGTAGCCATCATTCTTTGGCCTTAACGAACGAGGGTGAG GTTTATGCTTGGGGACAAAACTCCAGTGGACAAGTAGGAAGTGGAATTAGTACGAACCAAAATACACCTCGGAAGGTGAACTCAAGTTTGGCtggaaaaaaagttgtaaaTATTGCCTGCGGTCAATCTTCAAGTATGGCTGTTACGAATTATGGTGAAGTCTACGGTTGGGGCAACGACAGCGTTGGACAACTTGGCACAAGCAAATACGTCAATCAACCAAATCCTCATAAAGTTGGAGGCCTCTCAGGAATAGTCATAG aaAAAGTAGTTTGTGGTTATTCCCACACTTTAGCCCTAAGCGACGAAGGTGAGCTGTTCGTCTGGGGTGGCAACGCTTATGGTCAGTTGGGCCTTGGTACTAAAGTAAATTCATGTGTACCAGTGAAG TTGAATGTACCGGAAATGGGAAGAATCTCAGACGTCGCAGCGGTTCATTACAATCATATAAGCGTGGCGATCACGCACGATGGTCAAGTTTTTATGTGGGGACAATGTCGAGGTCAGAGTGTCCCAACTCCAACACCAACGCCTTTTACGAACCTCCACGAGGCTCTAGCTTCATACGCAACACCGAGTGTAATGCACACACCTTTAAGACTGTACTCCGAAGAAGACACGAGCATCCTCGACTGCCTGAAGCAAGCGTTCGACGATCCA TCGAGCAGCGATTTAATCATACAAGTCCAAGGGAAGCCGATTCACGTTCACAAGGCAGTGTTGAAAATACGATGTCAATACTTTAGATCAATGTTTCAAGAACACTGGACCGAAAACAATCAATC gCTCATCCAGCATGACGATTTTTCGTACGAAGTTTACAAATCTTTCTTAAGATATCTGTATACCGACGAGGTCGATTTGCCAGCGGAAAATGCATTGG aACTGCTGTATCTGGCGAACGCGTATTTCGAGCCACAATTGAAGAGGCGATGCGTGCAGATAATAAAACAGAGTATTACGGTTCTCAATGTGGCTTTTCTTTATAGTACAGCAATCGAATACAATTCTCAG TGGTCTTTCAGGAGCTCGAGAATTTTTGCTTCAAATTCGCTATGA
- the LOC122416191 gene encoding RCC1 and BTB domain-containing protein 1-like isoform X1: MSRSDLKNWPILSLLEPEYIAELKMVMVYGNLGNEALLVLKDGSVHAVGNNATGCLGTGDTHSTLYPRKIDVLSQKGIKAFAYGIGPHVLALTEKGEIYSWGHNGFCELGNGSSNQVSTPAKIETNLADKVVVEIACGSHHSLALTNEGEVYAWGQNSSGQVGSGISTNQNTPRKVNSSLAGKKVVNIACGQSSSMAVTNYGEVYGWGNDSVGQLGTSKYVNQPNPHKVGGLSGIVIEKVVCGYSHTLALSDEGELFVWGGNAYGQLGLGTKVNSCVPVKLNVPEMGRISDVAAVHYNHISVAITHDGQVFMWGQCRGQSVPTPTPTPFTNLHEALASYATPSVMHTPLRLYSEEDTSILDCLKQAFDDPSSSDLIIQVQGKPIHVHKAVLKIRCQYFRSMFQEHWTENNQSLIQHDDFSYEVYKSFLRYLYTDEVDLPAENALELLYLANAYFEPQLKRRCVQIIKQSITVLNVAFLYSTAIEYNSQELENFCFKFAMNHMTSVIQSPNFAKLDEATVKTFIIKAAQAGAFKTGIDLQPKSR; this comes from the exons ATGTCTCGATCGGATTTGAAGAATTGGCCAATTCTCAGTCTTTTAGAACCGGAATACATAGCCGAATTGAAAATGGTTATGGTTTACG GTAATTTGGGTAATGAAGCCCTCTTAGTATTAAAAGATGGTAGCGTCCATGCTGTTGGCAATAATGCAACTGGATGCTTGGGAACGGGAGATACGCACAGCACTTTGTATCCTAGAAAAATAGATGTTCTATCTCAGAAAGGAATCAAGGCGTTTGCTTATGGTATCGGACCTCACGTACTCGCATTGACCGAGAAGGGAGAG ATATATTCGTGGGGACACAATGGTTTTTGTGAATTAGGGAATGGATCTTCGAATCAAGTTTCTACACCAGCCAAAATAGAAACAAATTTGGCAGATAAAGTGGTGGTGGAAATAGCTTGTGGTAGCCATCATTCTTTGGCCTTAACGAACGAGGGTGAG GTTTATGCTTGGGGACAAAACTCCAGTGGACAAGTAGGAAGTGGAATTAGTACGAACCAAAATACACCTCGGAAGGTGAACTCAAGTTTGGCtggaaaaaaagttgtaaaTATTGCCTGCGGTCAATCTTCAAGTATGGCTGTTACGAATTATGGTGAAGTCTACGGTTGGGGCAACGACAGCGTTGGACAACTTGGCACAAGCAAATACGTCAATCAACCAAATCCTCATAAAGTTGGAGGCCTCTCAGGAATAGTCATAG aaAAAGTAGTTTGTGGTTATTCCCACACTTTAGCCCTAAGCGACGAAGGTGAGCTGTTCGTCTGGGGTGGCAACGCTTATGGTCAGTTGGGCCTTGGTACTAAAGTAAATTCATGTGTACCAGTGAAG TTGAATGTACCGGAAATGGGAAGAATCTCAGACGTCGCAGCGGTTCATTACAATCATATAAGCGTGGCGATCACGCACGATGGTCAAGTTTTTATGTGGGGACAATGTCGAGGTCAGAGTGTCCCAACTCCAACACCAACGCCTTTTACGAACCTCCACGAGGCTCTAGCTTCATACGCAACACCGAGTGTAATGCACACACCTTTAAGACTGTACTCCGAAGAAGACACGAGCATCCTCGACTGCCTGAAGCAAGCGTTCGACGATCCA TCGAGCAGCGATTTAATCATACAAGTCCAAGGGAAGCCGATTCACGTTCACAAGGCAGTGTTGAAAATACGATGTCAATACTTTAGATCAATGTTTCAAGAACACTGGACCGAAAACAATCAATC gCTCATCCAGCATGACGATTTTTCGTACGAAGTTTACAAATCTTTCTTAAGATATCTGTATACCGACGAGGTCGATTTGCCAGCGGAAAATGCATTGG aACTGCTGTATCTGGCGAACGCGTATTTCGAGCCACAATTGAAGAGGCGATGCGTGCAGATAATAAAACAGAGTATTACGGTTCTCAATGTGGCTTTTCTTTATAGTACAGCAATCGAATACAATTCTCAG GAGCTCGAGAATTTTTGCTTCAAATTCGCTATGAATCACATGACGAGCGTCATACAGTCACCGAACTTCGCCAAGTTGGACGAAGCTACCGTTAAAACCTTCATCATCAAGGCAGCTCAAGCAGGAGCTTTTAAAAC GGGGATCGATCTGCAGCCGAAGAGCCGTTGA